From Cellulomonas fimi ATCC 484, a single genomic window includes:
- a CDS encoding histidinol-phosphate transaminase — MTADLARPALPLRPELAGLEPYGAPQLDVPVLLNVNENPYAPSEAVVEDVARAVADATRTLNRYPDRDFVGLREDLAEYLAVESGVRLAPEQLWAANGSNEIMLHVLQAFGGPGRTALSFAPTYSMYPEYARDTSTAWVEGRREEDFSLDPDAARAAIDRHAPSVVLLASPNNPTGTALPTATVLAVLDAAARVPGGCVVVVDEAYGEFRRRGTPSALELLDGHPHLAVSRTMSKAFGLAGARVGYLAASPAFVDALRVVRLPYHLSAVTQAVARAALRHAPSLMAQVGSLRDQRDALVVWLRERGLQVADSDANFVLFGTFDDRRAVWQGLLDRGVLIREVGPQGWLRVSVGTPQETAAFQDALTQVAGLTAPGNEEER, encoded by the coding sequence GTGACCGCCGACCTCGCCCGCCCCGCGCTGCCGCTGCGCCCCGAGCTCGCCGGGCTCGAGCCGTACGGTGCCCCGCAGCTCGACGTCCCGGTGCTGCTCAACGTCAACGAGAACCCGTACGCCCCGTCGGAGGCCGTCGTCGAGGACGTCGCGCGCGCGGTGGCCGACGCGACCCGCACCCTCAACCGGTACCCGGACCGCGACTTCGTGGGGCTGCGCGAGGACCTCGCGGAGTACCTCGCGGTCGAGTCGGGCGTGCGCCTCGCGCCCGAGCAGCTGTGGGCGGCGAACGGGTCGAACGAGATCATGCTGCACGTGCTGCAGGCCTTCGGCGGGCCCGGGCGCACCGCGCTGTCGTTCGCGCCGACGTACTCGATGTACCCCGAGTACGCGCGCGACACCTCGACCGCGTGGGTCGAGGGTCGGCGCGAGGAGGACTTCAGCCTCGACCCGGACGCCGCGCGCGCGGCGATCGACCGGCACGCGCCGTCCGTGGTGCTGCTCGCCAGCCCCAACAACCCGACCGGGACGGCACTGCCGACGGCCACGGTCCTCGCGGTCCTCGACGCGGCGGCGCGCGTCCCCGGCGGCTGCGTCGTCGTGGTCGACGAGGCGTACGGCGAGTTCCGCCGCCGGGGCACCCCGTCGGCGCTCGAGCTGCTCGACGGGCACCCGCACCTCGCGGTGAGCCGCACGATGTCCAAGGCGTTCGGGCTCGCGGGCGCGCGCGTCGGCTACCTCGCGGCGTCCCCGGCGTTCGTCGACGCGCTGCGCGTGGTGCGGCTGCCGTACCACCTGTCGGCCGTGACGCAGGCCGTCGCGCGGGCGGCCCTGCGGCACGCGCCGAGCCTCATGGCGCAGGTCGGGTCGCTGCGCGACCAGCGCGACGCTCTCGTCGTGTGGCTGCGCGAGCGCGGGCTGCAGGTCGCGGACTCGGACGCCAACTTCGTCCTGTTCGGCACGTTCGACGACCGTCGGGCCGTCTGGCAGGGTCTGCTGGACCGCGGGGTCCTCATCCGGGAGGTCGGCCCGCAGGGCTGGTTGCGGGTGTCGGTCGGCACCCCGCAGGAGACGGCGGCCTTCCAGGACGCCCTGACGCAGGTCGCGGGACTCACCGCGCCCGGCAACGAGGAGGAGCGGTGA
- the hisD gene encoding histidinol dehydrogenase: MITRIDLRGRVLSRRELLEELPRAEVDVEHAAEAVAPIIAGVRARGAAELRDLAERFDGVRPRHLRVPAEAVAAALDRLDPLVRAALEETIVRVRRVHAAQRPQDFAVEVAPGATVRQRWLPVRRVGLYVPGGLAVYPSSVVMNVVAAQEAGVGSLVVTSPPQKDEGGLPDPVVVATCALLGVDEVYAVGGAQAVAMLAYGAAGSQEEDGATLCEPVDVVTGPGNVYVAAAKRLVRGVVGIDAEAGPTEIAILADGTADATHVAADLVSQAEHDPLAASVLVTTSVELAGAVEAKLAARVEATRHRERVTTALAGSQSAIVLVDDLEAGLEVVNAYGAEHLEIQTEGASALADRVTSAGAIFVGPWSPVSLGDYMAGSNHVLPTGGCAHFASGLGVHSFVRAVQVVEYDADALRAVADRIVALADAEGLPAHGEAVQARF; encoded by the coding sequence GTGATCACCCGAATCGACCTGCGCGGTCGCGTGCTGTCCCGTCGTGAGCTGCTCGAGGAGCTGCCCCGCGCGGAGGTCGACGTCGAGCACGCCGCCGAGGCCGTCGCCCCGATCATCGCGGGCGTCCGTGCGCGCGGGGCCGCGGAGCTGCGCGACCTCGCCGAGCGGTTCGACGGGGTCCGTCCGCGGCACCTGCGCGTCCCCGCGGAGGCGGTCGCGGCCGCGCTGGACCGGCTCGACCCGCTCGTGCGCGCGGCGCTCGAGGAGACGATCGTGCGCGTGCGCCGCGTGCACGCCGCGCAGCGGCCGCAGGACTTCGCGGTCGAGGTCGCACCGGGGGCGACCGTGCGCCAGCGCTGGCTGCCCGTGCGGCGTGTCGGCCTGTACGTGCCCGGCGGTCTCGCCGTGTACCCGTCGTCGGTCGTGATGAACGTCGTCGCGGCGCAGGAGGCGGGTGTCGGCTCGCTCGTCGTCACGTCCCCGCCGCAGAAGGACGAGGGCGGCCTGCCGGACCCGGTCGTGGTCGCGACGTGCGCGCTGCTCGGCGTCGACGAGGTGTACGCGGTCGGCGGCGCTCAGGCGGTCGCGATGCTCGCCTACGGCGCGGCGGGGTCGCAGGAGGAGGACGGCGCGACGCTGTGCGAGCCCGTCGACGTCGTCACCGGCCCGGGCAACGTCTACGTCGCGGCCGCCAAGCGGCTCGTGCGGGGCGTCGTCGGGATCGACGCCGAGGCCGGGCCGACCGAGATCGCGATCCTCGCGGACGGCACGGCCGACGCGACGCACGTCGCCGCCGACCTCGTCTCGCAGGCCGAGCACGACCCGCTGGCCGCATCGGTCCTCGTGACGACGTCGGTCGAGCTGGCCGGGGCCGTCGAGGCCAAGCTGGCCGCACGCGTCGAGGCCACCCGGCACCGTGAGCGCGTGACGACCGCCCTGGCCGGCTCGCAGTCCGCGATCGTGCTGGTCGACGACCTGGAGGCCGGCCTCGAGGTCGTCAACGCGTACGGGGCCGAGCACCTGGAGATCCAGACCGAGGGCGCCTCGGCGCTCGCGGACCGCGTGACGAGCGCGGGCGCGATCTTCGTCGGGCCGTGGTCCCCGGTGTCGCTGGGCGACTACATGGCGGGCTCCAACCACGTGCTGCCGACGGGTGGGTGCGCGCACTTCGCGAGCGGCCTGGGCGTGCACTCGTTCGTGCGCGCGGTTCAGGTCGTCGAGTACGACGCCGACGCGCTGCGCGCGGTCGCGGACCGGATCGTCGCCCTGGCGGACGCCGAGGGGCTGCCGGCGCACGGCGAGGCGGTCCAGGCGCGGTTCTGA
- a CDS encoding ArsR/SmtB family transcription factor — protein sequence MDALGDPVRRRLVELLAGGGRSAGDLADAVGAEFGISQPATSRHLRVLREAGVVESRALGTVRLYSVRPEPLADVERWARDVRRFWEPRLDALTTEVARGTRARRLASVRPADRPDDEQGRKP from the coding sequence ATGGACGCGCTCGGCGACCCGGTGCGGCGGCGGCTCGTGGAGCTGCTCGCGGGCGGCGGGCGCAGCGCGGGCGACCTGGCCGACGCGGTCGGGGCCGAGTTCGGCATCAGCCAGCCCGCCACGTCGCGGCACCTGCGGGTGCTCCGCGAGGCGGGCGTCGTCGAGTCCCGCGCGCTCGGGACGGTCCGGCTGTACTCGGTGCGCCCGGAGCCGCTCGCCGACGTCGAGCGATGGGCGCGGGACGTGCGCCGGTTCTGGGAGCCGCGGCTCGACGCGCTCACCACGGAGGTGGCACGGGGCACGAGGGCCCGCCGGCTCGCATCCGTCCGCCCGGCCGACCGGCCGGACGACGAGCAGGGGAGGAAGCCATGA
- a CDS encoding DivIVA domain-containing protein — translation MALLTADDVLNKKFQATKFREGYDQDEVDDFLDEVVNTLRELQNENEDLKTKLAAAERRIAELSRAGAQQAAPAPKPEPVPELVKPQPAPVVAPVPVAAPQRPSEPESATGMLALAQKLHDDYVRSGQEESDRLVNEAKTQANRIVREAEETSQRTLGQLEQERSLLERKIDELRVFERDYRTRLKSYLENLLGDLDNRGNALPPRSGQAQPVGDGQNI, via the coding sequence ATGGCACTGCTGACCGCAGACGACGTCCTGAACAAGAAGTTCCAGGCGACGAAGTTCCGCGAGGGGTACGACCAGGACGAGGTCGACGACTTCCTGGACGAGGTCGTCAACACCCTGCGCGAGCTGCAGAACGAGAACGAGGACCTCAAGACGAAGCTCGCCGCGGCGGAGCGCCGCATCGCCGAGCTGAGCCGCGCGGGCGCCCAGCAGGCCGCCCCGGCCCCCAAGCCCGAGCCGGTCCCCGAGCTCGTCAAGCCGCAGCCGGCGCCGGTCGTCGCGCCCGTCCCGGTCGCCGCGCCGCAGCGTCCGAGCGAGCCCGAGTCCGCGACGGGCATGCTCGCGCTGGCGCAGAAGCTGCACGACGACTACGTCCGCAGCGGCCAGGAGGAGTCGGACCGCCTGGTCAACGAGGCGAAGACGCAGGCCAACCGCATCGTCCGCGAGGCCGAGGAGACGTCCCAGCGGACGCTCGGCCAGCTCGAGCAGGAGCGGTCGCTCCTCGAGCGCAAGATCGACGAGCTGCGCGTGTTCGAGCGCGACTACCGCACCCGGCTCAAGAGCTACCTCGAGAACCTCCTCGGTGACCTCGACAACCGGGGCAACGCCCTGCCGCCGCGCTCCGGTCAGGCGCAGCCGGTGGGCGACGGCCAGAACATCTGA
- a CDS encoding TraR/DksA family transcriptional regulator — MAINDALSDVADDTKDLGKLVKQFPVRDGETPWTASEVKEIAEELTADIDRLTGELAAADAELSDLLRNSGDGAGDDQADSGSSALEREQELTLVNNTRDLLAQTQRALGRISAGTFGTCESCGRAIGKARVQAFPRATLCVECKQREERR, encoded by the coding sequence GTGGCAATCAACGACGCACTCAGCGACGTCGCGGACGACACGAAGGACCTGGGCAAGCTCGTCAAGCAGTTCCCCGTCCGGGACGGCGAGACGCCGTGGACGGCGAGCGAGGTCAAGGAGATCGCCGAGGAGCTGACGGCCGACATCGACCGTCTCACCGGCGAGCTCGCCGCGGCCGACGCCGAGCTGTCGGACCTGCTGCGCAACTCGGGCGACGGCGCGGGGGACGACCAGGCCGACTCCGGCTCGTCGGCTCTCGAGCGTGAGCAGGAGCTGACCCTCGTCAACAACACGCGGGACCTGCTCGCGCAGACGCAGCGTGCGCTCGGACGCATCTCGGCCGGCACCTTCGGGACCTGCGAGTCGTGCGGCCGGGCGATCGGCAAGGCGCGCGTGCAGGCGTTCCCGCGCGCGACGCTGTGCGTCGAGTGCAAGCAGCGCGAGGAGCGTCGCTGA
- a CDS encoding YggT family protein, with product MRLIFSVLYLVVLAFFLLLLVRLVLDWVQFFARDWRPRGPALVIAEATYTVTDPPLKALRRVLPPIGIGSIRLDLAFLVLVLGCSLLMALLSRLSA from the coding sequence GTGCGCCTGATCTTCAGCGTCCTGTACCTGGTCGTCCTGGCGTTCTTCCTGCTGCTGCTCGTCCGGCTCGTGCTGGACTGGGTCCAGTTCTTCGCGCGCGACTGGCGCCCTCGGGGGCCCGCGCTCGTGATCGCGGAGGCGACGTACACCGTCACCGACCCGCCGCTGAAGGCGCTGCGCCGGGTCCTGCCGCCCATCGGGATCGGCTCGATCCGGCTCGACCTGGCCTTCCTGGTCCTGGTCCTGGGCTGCTCCCTCCTCATGGCGCTGCTGAGCCGCCTTTCCGCATGA
- a CDS encoding RNA-binding S4 domain-containing protein: MTHVPITDDSIRLGQFLKLADLAETGAHARELLDDGAVTVNGEPEGRRGRQLVRGDRVEVDLPTGVVRATVG; this comes from the coding sequence ATGACGCACGTGCCGATCACCGACGACTCCATCCGCCTCGGCCAGTTCCTCAAGCTCGCCGACCTCGCGGAGACCGGTGCGCACGCGCGCGAGCTGCTCGACGACGGCGCGGTGACGGTCAACGGCGAGCCGGAGGGCCGGCGCGGGCGCCAGCTCGTGCGGGGCGACCGCGTCGAGGTCGACCTGCCGACGGGCGTGGTCCGGGCGACCGTCGGCTGA
- a CDS encoding SRPBCC family protein: MTDGTDMRGVLTATPAGTSVRFERRYTTDVDDLWTCLTQRDRVARWLGPVHGDLRVGGHFEVRMGDDVPDSPQNATGEVLVCERPHQLDVTWSFPGEPVTRLTVTLAGDDDATVLVLEHHGLDERAARGYGGGWHTCLDRLGDHLAAGDVRSWDELFAQRQALYRDGASG, from the coding sequence ATGACCGACGGCACCGACATGCGCGGGGTCCTCACGGCGACACCGGCCGGGACGAGCGTCCGCTTCGAACGGCGGTACACCACCGACGTCGACGACCTGTGGACGTGCCTCACCCAGCGCGACCGCGTCGCCCGCTGGCTCGGGCCCGTGCACGGCGACCTACGGGTCGGCGGGCACTTCGAGGTGCGGATGGGCGACGACGTGCCGGACTCGCCGCAGAACGCCACGGGGGAGGTGCTGGTCTGCGAACGACCGCACCAGCTCGACGTGACGTGGTCGTTCCCGGGCGAGCCGGTCACACGGCTCACGGTGACGCTCGCCGGCGACGACGACGCGACCGTCCTCGTCCTCGAGCACCACGGGCTCGACGAGCGCGCCGCGCGCGGCTACGGCGGCGGATGGCACACGTGCCTGGACCGTCTCGGCGACCACCTGGCGGCCGGGGACGTCCGGTCCTGGGACGAGCTGTTCGCGCAGCGCCAGGCGCTCTACCGCGACGGTGCGTCCGGCTGA
- a CDS encoding RluA family pseudouridine synthase: MPEVRALPVPDGLAGERVDAALARLLGLSRTRAAEIAADGGVRVDGREVGKSDRLLAGGWLEVEIPDPQGPAAPVVVPEPVPGMRIVHDDDDVVVVDKPVGVAAHPSPGWTGPTVVGALAAAGYRISTSGAAERQGVVHRLDVGTSGLMVVAKSEHAYTVLKRAFKERTVEKVYHALVQGHPEPTTGTIDAPIGRHPSADWKFAVVADGKPSVTHYEVLEMLPSASLVEVHLETGRTHQIRVHFAALRHPCVGDLTYGADPSLAARTHLSRQWLHAVRLGFEHPGTGEWLEVTSEYPQDLARALETLGAGYR; encoded by the coding sequence GTGCCTGAGGTCCGCGCCCTGCCCGTGCCCGACGGCCTCGCGGGCGAACGGGTCGACGCGGCCCTCGCCCGGCTGCTCGGCCTGTCCCGCACGCGGGCGGCGGAGATCGCCGCCGACGGAGGCGTGCGCGTCGACGGCCGCGAGGTCGGCAAGTCCGACCGGCTCCTCGCGGGCGGCTGGCTCGAGGTCGAGATCCCGGACCCGCAGGGGCCCGCGGCGCCCGTGGTCGTGCCGGAGCCCGTGCCGGGGATGCGCATCGTGCACGACGACGACGACGTGGTCGTCGTCGACAAGCCGGTCGGGGTCGCCGCGCACCCGTCGCCGGGCTGGACCGGGCCGACGGTCGTCGGCGCGCTCGCCGCCGCGGGGTACCGGATCTCGACGTCCGGTGCGGCCGAGCGGCAGGGCGTCGTGCACCGGCTCGACGTCGGGACGTCGGGGCTCATGGTCGTCGCGAAGAGCGAGCACGCGTACACGGTGCTCAAGCGCGCGTTCAAGGAGCGCACGGTCGAGAAGGTGTACCACGCGCTCGTGCAGGGCCACCCGGAGCCGACCACGGGCACGATCGACGCGCCCATCGGGCGGCACCCGTCGGCGGACTGGAAGTTCGCGGTGGTCGCGGACGGCAAGCCGTCGGTCACGCACTACGAGGTGCTGGAGATGCTCCCGTCCGCGTCGCTGGTCGAGGTGCACCTGGAGACGGGCCGCACCCACCAGATCCGTGTCCACTTCGCCGCGCTGCGGCACCCGTGCGTGGGTGACCTCACGTACGGCGCCGACCCGTCCCTGGCGGCGCGCACGCACCTGTCGCGGCAGTGGCTGCACGCGGTCCGGCTGGGCTTCGAGCACCCCGGGACGGGCGAGTGGCTCGAGGTGACGAGCGAGTACCCGCAGGACCTCGCGCGGGCTCTCGAGACGCTCGGCGCGGGCTACCGCTGA
- a CDS encoding signal peptidase II: MPSTSPEHVAPATSPARRRRLLTTLVVIAVGVLLVDQASKWWALASLEEGVRRDLVGDLLGLQLVFNPGAALSIATGMTWVLTLVATVVVVVVIRAASRIGSTLWAVALGLLLGGAVGNLVDRFAREPGFARGHVVDFIAYLDWFVGNVADIAIVGAAVLIVLLAARGVRLDGSRDADHARQEEADAGPADEVDADERVERPGA, translated from the coding sequence GTGCCTTCCACGAGTCCCGAACACGTCGCGCCCGCGACCTCACCGGCGCGGCGGCGTCGCCTCCTGACGACGCTCGTCGTGATCGCCGTCGGCGTGCTGCTGGTCGACCAGGCGTCGAAGTGGTGGGCGCTCGCGTCGCTCGAGGAGGGTGTCCGGCGAGACCTCGTCGGCGACCTGCTGGGTCTGCAGCTCGTGTTCAACCCGGGTGCGGCGCTGTCGATCGCGACCGGCATGACGTGGGTCCTCACGCTGGTCGCCACGGTCGTGGTGGTCGTCGTGATCCGGGCGGCGAGCCGCATCGGCTCCACGCTGTGGGCGGTCGCGCTGGGGCTGCTGCTCGGTGGCGCCGTCGGCAACCTCGTCGACCGGTTCGCGCGGGAGCCAGGCTTCGCACGCGGTCACGTCGTCGACTTCATCGCGTACCTCGACTGGTTCGTCGGCAACGTCGCCGACATCGCGATCGTGGGGGCGGCGGTGCTCATCGTGCTGCTCGCTGCGCGCGGGGTGCGGCTCGACGGTTCGCGCGACGCGGACCACGCGCGGCAGGAGGAGGCGGACGCCGGTCCCGCCGACGAGGTGGACGCCGACGAGCGGGTGGAGCGTCCCGGTGCCTGA
- the dnaE gene encoding DNA polymerase III subunit alpha, with the protein MSSAGGSDFVHLHVHTEYSMLDGAARLGELFEEVQRQGQTAIATTDHGYLFGAFDFWSKGTAAGVKPIIGVEAYLTPGTSRFDQTRVRFGQQGQEADDVSARGAYTHMTMLARNNEGLHNLFRASSLASLEGQMGKWPRMDRDLLETYGKGLIATTGCPSGEIQTRLRLGQWDEAVRVAGELQDIFGKEYFYVELMDHGIDIETRVLKDLLRLSETIGAPLVATNDLHYTRQEDSASQEALLAINSGSTLSDPDRFKFDGDGYYVKSAAEMRRIWAELPEACDNTLRIAEQCEVSFNTSANYMPNYPVPPGEDETSWFVKEVEKGLHVRYPGGIPDDVRKQAAYETEVITQMGFPGYFLVVADFINWAKDHGIRVGPGRGSGAGSMAAYAMRITDLDPLQHGLIFERFLNPDRVSMPDFDVDFDERRRGEVIRYVTDKYGEDRVAQIVTYGTIKAKQALKDSARLLGMPFAMGEKLTKAMPPAIMGKDISLTGIFDPADKRYHEAEEFRQVHATDPEAQRVVELAKGIEGLKRQWGVHAAGVIMSSDPLIDIIPIMRRPQDGAVITQFDYPTCEGLGLIKMDFLGLRNLTILDDALDNIVANGKDPLVLEELELTDRKTYEMLGRGDTLGVFQLDGGGMRTLLRLMRPDNFEDISAVGALYRPGPMGANSHTNYALRKNGAQEVTPIHPELAEALEDILGTTYGLIVYQEQVMAIAQRVAGYSLGQADILRRAMGKKKKSELDKQFAGFSAGMQERGFSMAAVQTLWDILLPFSDYAFNKAHSAAYGVVSYWTAYLKANYPVEYMAALLTSVKDDKDKSALYLGECRHMGITVLPPDVNSSAANFTAVGADIRFGLTAVRNVGANVVDAIVRTREEKGAFTSFTDFLEKVPAVVCNKRTIESLIKAGAFDSLGHPRRALLLVHEQAVDSVIGVKRKEAEGQFDLFADLMGGDDAGPGFAVAIPDLPDWDKKQRLAFEREMLGLYVSDHPLSGIEHVLAASADVSIATLLADEARPDGSTVVIAGLVTSLQRKMSKQGNPWAAVTIEDMEGSVEVMFFGETYLAYSTVLAEDAVVVVKGRVRRRDESMQLQAMEVSLPDVSQVADAPVVVSLAVSRCTQPLVERLREVLATHPGITEVHLRLTQPGRATVMRLGDGLRVERSPSLFGDLKALLGPSCLAS; encoded by the coding sequence ATGTCATCTGCTGGAGGCTCCGACTTCGTCCACCTCCACGTGCACACCGAGTACTCGATGCTCGACGGTGCGGCCCGCCTCGGGGAGCTGTTCGAGGAGGTGCAGCGACAGGGGCAGACCGCCATCGCGACGACGGACCACGGCTACCTGTTCGGCGCGTTCGACTTCTGGTCGAAGGGCACCGCGGCCGGGGTCAAGCCGATCATCGGCGTCGAGGCGTACCTCACGCCGGGGACCAGCCGGTTCGACCAGACGCGCGTGCGGTTCGGCCAGCAGGGGCAGGAGGCCGACGACGTCTCGGCGCGCGGCGCGTACACGCACATGACGATGCTGGCCCGGAACAACGAGGGCCTGCACAACCTGTTCCGGGCGTCGTCGCTCGCGTCGCTCGAGGGCCAGATGGGCAAGTGGCCCCGGATGGACCGGGACCTGCTCGAGACGTACGGCAAGGGCCTCATCGCGACGACGGGCTGCCCGTCGGGGGAGATCCAGACGCGCCTGCGGCTCGGCCAGTGGGACGAGGCCGTCCGGGTGGCGGGCGAGCTGCAGGACATCTTCGGCAAGGAGTACTTCTACGTCGAGCTGATGGACCACGGCATCGACATCGAGACGCGCGTCCTGAAGGACCTGCTGCGCCTGTCGGAGACCATCGGTGCGCCGCTCGTCGCGACCAACGACCTGCACTACACGCGCCAGGAGGACTCGGCGTCGCAGGAGGCGCTGCTCGCGATCAACTCGGGCTCGACGCTCTCGGACCCGGACCGGTTCAAGTTCGACGGCGACGGCTACTACGTGAAGTCGGCCGCCGAGATGCGACGCATCTGGGCGGAGCTGCCCGAGGCGTGCGACAACACGCTGCGCATCGCCGAGCAGTGCGAGGTGTCGTTCAACACCTCCGCGAACTACATGCCGAACTACCCCGTGCCGCCCGGCGAGGACGAGACGAGCTGGTTCGTCAAGGAGGTCGAGAAGGGTCTGCACGTCCGGTACCCGGGCGGCATCCCGGACGACGTCCGCAAGCAGGCCGCGTACGAGACCGAGGTCATCACGCAGATGGGCTTCCCGGGGTACTTCCTCGTGGTCGCCGACTTCATCAACTGGGCCAAGGACCACGGCATCCGCGTGGGTCCGGGCCGTGGGTCCGGTGCGGGCTCGATGGCCGCGTACGCGATGCGGATCACGGACCTCGACCCGCTGCAGCACGGCCTGATCTTCGAGCGGTTCCTCAACCCGGACCGCGTCTCGATGCCCGACTTCGACGTCGACTTCGACGAGCGCCGGCGCGGCGAGGTCATCCGGTACGTGACCGACAAGTACGGCGAGGACCGCGTCGCGCAGATCGTCACGTACGGCACCATCAAGGCGAAGCAGGCCCTCAAGGACTCCGCGCGGCTGCTCGGCATGCCGTTCGCGATGGGGGAGAAGCTCACCAAGGCGATGCCGCCCGCGATCATGGGCAAGGACATCAGCCTCACGGGCATCTTCGACCCGGCCGACAAGCGGTACCACGAGGCGGAGGAGTTCCGTCAGGTCCACGCGACCGACCCGGAGGCGCAGCGCGTCGTCGAGCTCGCCAAGGGCATCGAGGGCCTGAAGCGGCAGTGGGGCGTGCACGCGGCGGGCGTCATCATGTCGAGCGACCCGCTCATCGACATCATCCCGATCATGCGCCGCCCGCAGGACGGCGCGGTCATCACGCAGTTCGACTACCCCACGTGTGAGGGCCTCGGCCTGATCAAGATGGACTTCCTCGGGCTGCGGAACCTCACGATCCTCGACGACGCGCTCGACAACATCGTCGCGAACGGCAAGGACCCCTTGGTGCTCGAGGAGCTCGAGCTCACGGACCGCAAGACGTACGAGATGCTCGGCCGGGGCGACACCCTGGGCGTGTTCCAGCTCGACGGCGGCGGCATGCGGACGCTGCTGCGGCTCATGCGCCCCGACAACTTCGAGGACATCTCCGCGGTCGGCGCGCTCTACCGCCCGGGCCCGATGGGTGCGAACTCGCACACCAACTACGCGCTGCGCAAGAACGGCGCGCAGGAGGTCACGCCGATCCACCCCGAGCTCGCCGAGGCGCTCGAGGACATCCTCGGCACGACGTACGGCCTGATCGTCTACCAGGAGCAGGTCATGGCGATCGCGCAGCGCGTCGCCGGGTACTCGCTCGGTCAGGCCGACATCCTGCGCCGCGCGATGGGCAAGAAGAAGAAGTCCGAGCTGGACAAGCAGTTCGCGGGCTTCTCGGCGGGCATGCAGGAGCGCGGCTTCTCGATGGCCGCCGTCCAGACGCTGTGGGACATCCTCCTGCCGTTCTCCGACTACGCCTTCAACAAGGCGCACTCCGCGGCGTACGGCGTCGTCTCGTACTGGACCGCGTACCTCAAGGCGAACTACCCGGTCGAGTACATGGCCGCCCTGCTCACGTCGGTCAAGGACGACAAGGACAAGTCGGCCCTGTACCTGGGCGAGTGCCGGCACATGGGCATCACGGTCCTGCCGCCCGACGTGAACTCGTCGGCCGCGAACTTCACGGCCGTGGGTGCCGACATCCGCTTCGGCCTGACCGCGGTGCGCAACGTCGGCGCGAACGTCGTCGACGCGATCGTGCGCACGCGCGAGGAGAAGGGCGCGTTCACGTCCTTCACCGACTTCCTCGAGAAGGTCCCCGCCGTCGTCTGCAACAAGCGGACCATCGAGTCGCTCATCAAGGCGGGCGCGTTCGACTCGCTCGGCCACCCGCGCCGTGCGCTGCTGCTCGTGCACGAGCAGGCCGTCGACTCCGTCATCGGCGTCAAGCGCAAGGAGGCCGAGGGGCAGTTCGACCTGTTCGCCGACCTCATGGGCGGCGACGACGCCGGCCCTGGCTTTGCGGTCGCCATCCCCGACCTGCCCGACTGGGACAAGAAGCAGCGGCTCGCGTTCGAGCGCGAGATGCTCGGCCTGTACGTGTCCGACCACCCGCTGTCCGGCATCGAGCACGTCCTCGCGGCGTCCGCCGACGTGTCGATCGCGACGCTCCTGGCGGACGAGGCGCGCCCCGACGGGTCGACCGTCGTGATCGCCGGCCTGGTCACCTCGCTGCAGCGCAAGATGTCCAAGCAGGGCAACCCGTGGGCCGCCGTGACGATCGAGGACATGGAGGGCTCCGTCGAGGTCATGTTCTTCGGCGAGACGTACCTCGCGTACTCGACGGTGCTGGCCGAGGACGCCGTGGTCGTGGTCAAGGGCCGCGTGCGCCGGCGCGACGAGTCGATGCAGTTGCAGGCCATGGAGGTGTCGCTGCCCGACGTGTCGCAGGTCGCGGACGCGCCGGTCGTCGTGTCGCTCGCGGTGTCGCGGTGCACGCAGCCTCTCGTCGAACGCCTGCGCGAGGTCCTCGCGACCCACCCGGGCATCACCGAGGTGCACCTGCGGCTCACGCAGCCCGGGCGGGCGACCGTCATGCGTCTGGGCGACGGCCTGCGCGTCGAGCGGTCGCCGTCGCTGTTCGGCGACCTCAAGGCCCTGCTCGGGCCGAGCTGCCTGGCGAGCTGA
- the hisB gene encoding imidazoleglycerol-phosphate dehydratase HisB has protein sequence MSIAPRTARVERATSESSVVVEVDLDGTGRTDISTTVPFYDHMLTALGKHSLIDLTVRATGDTEIDAHHTVEDVAITLGEALRQALGDKRGISRYGDATVPLDEALAQAVVDVSGRPYLVHSGEPAGQEYHLIGGHFTGSLTRHVLESIAHHAAFSIHVRVLAGRDPHHIVEAQFKALARALRAAVALDPRVEGIPSTKGAL, from the coding sequence GTGAGCATAGCCCCGCGCACGGCACGGGTGGAGCGCGCGACGAGCGAGTCGAGCGTCGTCGTCGAGGTGGACCTCGACGGCACCGGGCGCACCGACATCTCGACGACCGTGCCGTTCTACGACCACATGCTGACGGCGCTCGGCAAGCACTCGCTCATCGACCTCACCGTCCGGGCGACGGGGGACACCGAGATCGACGCGCACCACACGGTCGAGGACGTCGCGATCACGCTCGGCGAGGCGCTGCGCCAGGCGCTGGGCGACAAGCGCGGCATCTCGCGGTACGGCGACGCGACGGTCCCGCTCGACGAGGCGCTCGCGCAGGCGGTGGTCGACGTCTCCGGACGCCCGTACCTCGTGCACAGCGGCGAGCCGGCCGGGCAGGAGTACCACCTCATCGGCGGCCACTTCACGGGCTCGCTGACCCGGCACGTGCTCGAGTCGATCGCGCACCACGCCGCGTTCAGCATCCACGTCCGGGTGCTCGCCGGTCGCGACCCGCACCACATCGTCGAGGCGCAGTTCAAGGCGCTGGCGCGGGCGCTGCGGGCCGCTGTCGCGCTCGACCCGCGGGTCGAGGGCATCCCGTCGACGAAGGGTGCGCTGTGA